The genomic window AATTTTTCTGTCGCCCGATGTACTTTGCAAGCCCATAAAATGTTCTTGCGCTAAAGCTTCTGCTGCTGCCTGCTTTCCTTCAAAAAGTAATTTCCTGATCTCAGGTAGGTATTGATAGGCGCCTTTCCGGTTATAATCCCTTGGTTTGCCTGTCCAAACGGTTTCCTCGTTAAATTGGATATGATCTACAGCCGTTCCGGCGAAAATCATGGCGCCCAATCTACCGTTTCCGATCGGCAAAGCATCTGTCCACTTTTCTGCAGCCTTATTGTACCATAAAGTATGGTTATTTTCTTGTGCAAAGCTGCCAAAATGAGCCGTCAATATTAAAAATGATGTACTTAATAAAAGTTTAAACCTCATATTATTGTCCTTTATCGCCTGAAATAATTTCGATGTTACTGCTTACTTCTTTTTCTTTTTTAACCGCCTCTTTCACTCTTCTAAAATTATTATTTCCTAAGAATATATTTTTGGTCTCGGGCCCGTTTAGTTTCAAATAGGTAACCGTTTCTTTTGTTGGGAAAGCATTGTACAGGAACAGATCAGATACGTTAGTGAGATCAATTACAGCCGCACTGGCATGAGGTTTATTGCTTTTTAAACCATCAATAATTAAATTATTCACCTTTAATGCCTTTATCGATGCACCCAATTCGGTATTCACCGTTACGTTATGAAACTCAATATTACTGGATTTTTGAATAGAAAAGCCAGTTTTGGCATCCATATTAATATCATTGAAGGTAATATTATCGATAGGCATTTCTTCTAAACCATTTAAATAGCCTGCCTGGTTAACCTGACCGGTGATATTACTGAAATGGATATTTCTAAAGGTAGGTGTTCGATCAGAAACAGCTTCTACATTTGTTTTCGCATATTGCATATCCAATACAATCGCCTGATCTTTAATATTTTTCATGATGATGTTACTCACCCTAATTTCTTCAACCACACCACCCCTGCCACGGGCTGTTTTAATGCGGATCCCCCTATCTGTTCCGTCGAAGACACAGTTCGAGATGGCTATTTTACGTACATCGCCCGACATTTCACTGCCAATAACCACTCCGCCATGACCTGATAACATGGTACAATTGGTAATCACATAATTTTCTGCAGGAACAGCCATTTTTCGTCCAGGCGCATCTTTGCCCGATTTGATGGTGATGCAATCATCGCCCACACTGATGTGGCAGTCTGAAATGTGCACATTTTTACAAGACTCAGGATTAATGCCGTCTGTATTTGGTGAATGGGGATTATTGATGGTAACGGCATGAACCTTAACGTTTTCGCAAAATTCTGGATTGATCGTCCAAAAAGGCGAATTGCGGATGGTTATCCCATCGATCAGCACATTTTTACAGAACATCGGTTGTATAAACGGTGGACGAAGAAAACCGCGTTTCATTTGCTTAGGATCATCTGGCAAGATAATATCTTGATTTAAACCGTCAAAAGTAGTTTGCCATTTAGAACGTGGTTGCCCCTCTTTATAACCTTCTACAAAATCCCACCATTTTTTACCATGTCCATCAATAATCCCCCTGCCAATAATGGAGATATTTTCTACTTTATAGGCATAAAACAATGGCGAAAAACTGGTTACATCAACACCTTCGTAACGGCTTTTCACCATGGGTAAATAATCGTCAAAGTTATCGCTGAAATGTAATTCGGCACCGGCATCAATTAATATAGTGATGTTGCTTTTTAAATGGATAGCGCCAGTTAAATACTTACCAGCAGGAAAATAAACAGTTCCGCCACCCGCTTTTGATGCCGCTTCTATCGCAATTTTGATTGCTGTTGTAGCCAGTTTACTGCTGTCGTTTTTTGCGCCGTATTTAGTTACGTTGTAATAAGACTGGGCGTTTGCAGTTAGAACGATGCCAAAAGCAAGGATAAAAATTAAAGCCTTAATCATATTGATGGAATGTTTCATTTGGTTATATTTTATGGTTTTTTCGTCATTGCGAGGCACGAAGCAATCTTACTACTATCGCTAGGTATAATAAATAACGCTTTAGGATTGCTTCGTGCCTCGCAATGACGATATGTTTAGTCCATTTTTATTTTCATGCTTACGCTCGTTTAGGAGTGCAAAATAGTGTTACGATTTTATCGTTAATTCATCTGCACTTTTAAAGGCTTTAAATCCTTCCCTTTATAAATTTCTTTACCATCTGCAAATACCAATAATCCTTTGCCCTTATTATATTTTTTTCCGGTTTTATCCCACAAAATGGTTAACGTTTTTTGGTGATACGGAACTTGATCTAACATGAACCAATCCCACTGATTTTTAGGGATTAATGGCGAAATTTCAAGCACATTATCCTGACGTGGCTTTATGCCAATTAGATCATTAATAATTAGATCATTAAAGGTAGAGTGATTGTAAAAACTGCTCCGTGGATTATCTCCTTTTAACCATTCACCTGTTTTTTCATCCTGATACTCACCTATGTAAGGTTTTCCATTTTTAACATGAGAAGCAGCATACTGGTGCAGTTCCCGGTAAAAGACTTCAGCATTAATTTTACCATGTTTTTTATAATTCGTGAGCAGATTTGCCAATCCTTTTAAAGTTTGTGAGCTGGCAAAAGGCCAAAGTGCGCCATCCCATTCGCAGCTATGTCCTGTTCCCCTTGTTCTAAATGTTGGATTTCTTCTTTCGGCAGTTGTTAAACCCCAGGGTGCTTTAAATCCGGCAGTATCCAATAACTGATCCCAGGCTTTTGCATAATTTGACTGATCATCAGGCAGGTTAAATTCCCATGGCGTAAAACCGACGGCCTCTCTAACATCAGATAAGCCTCCTTTGGCTTTTCTCGTTTCAAAAAACGAAGAAGCAGCATTCCATAAACTATCCTGAACCAGTTTTTTAAGCACAATTGCTTTGTTTTTGTATTTGTCGGCCAAGGTTTTATCACCTAACAAAACCGCAATTTTATCCAAAGCAATGGCATTACCATACATGTAACTGTTTATGGTTGGCCGTTGGTTCTGGTCTTTTCGAGATCCACTGATCGATTCTTCCATGCCATCCTTAACATCATGTTGCCAGAACAGGCCGTTTTTAAGCTGCCTTTCTAATTCCCATTTGGCGTAATCTTTATCCAATGCAGGCAATATTTCCTTCAAAAACCCCTGATCAGGCTGCACCAGATAATTCTGATAAACGGCATCATCAACCCAGCTGCTAAATTGG from Flavobacterium sp. W4I14 includes these protein-coding regions:
- a CDS encoding polygalacturonase (product_source=COG5434; cath_funfam=2.160.20.10; cleavage_site_network=SignalP-TM; cog=COG5434; pfam=PF00295,PF12708; smart=SM00710; superfamily=51126; transmembrane_helix_parts=Inside_1_6,TMhelix_7_29,Outside_30_528); the encoded protein is MKHSINMIKALIFILAFGIVLTANAQSYYNVTKYGAKNDSSKLATTAIKIAIEAASKAGGGTVYFPAGKYLTGAIHLKSNITILIDAGAELHFSDNFDDYLPMVKSRYEGVDVTSFSPLFYAYKVENISIIGRGIIDGHGKKWWDFVEGYKEGQPRSKWQTTFDGLNQDIILPDDPKQMKRGFLRPPFIQPMFCKNVLIDGITIRNSPFWTINPEFCENVKVHAVTINNPHSPNTDGINPESCKNVHISDCHISVGDDCITIKSGKDAPGRKMAVPAENYVITNCTMLSGHGGVVIGSEMSGDVRKIAISNCVFDGTDRGIRIKTARGRGGVVEEIRVSNIIMKNIKDQAIVLDMQYAKTNVEAVSDRTPTFRNIHFSNITGQVNQAGYLNGLEEMPIDNITFNDINMDAKTGFSIQKSSNIEFHNVTVNTELGASIKALKVNNLIIDGLKSNKPHASAAVIDLTNVSDLFLYNAFPTKETVTYLKLNGPETKNIFLGNNNFRRVKEAVKKEKEVSSNIEIISGDKGQ
- a CDS encoding hypothetical protein (product_source=Hypo-rule applied; cleavage_site_network=SignalP-noTM; superfamily=48208) translates to MMNTRNLIATAALSVLTITSFAQQKSILGTEKLKKYVTYFNSIDTEAVKNHVPNAEAFTWLAEQVPLFECPDSVLEQNYYYRWWTYRKHLVKTPEGFIFTEFIEPVKHAGKYNSISCALGHHIYEGRWLKDNRYLKDYIKFWLYHADVGQTKQRFHQFSSWVDDAVYQNYLVQPDQGFLKEILPALDKDYAKWELERQLKNGLFWQHDVKDGMEESISGSRKDQNQRPTINSYMYGNAIALDKIAVLLGDKTLADKYKNKAIVLKKLVQDSLWNAASSFFETRKAKGGLSDVREAVGFTPWEFNLPDDQSNYAKAWDQLLDTAGFKAPWGLTTAERRNPTFRTRGTGHSCEWDGALWPFASSQTLKGLANLLTNYKKHGKINAEVFYRELHQYAASHVKNGKPYIGEYQDEKTGEWLKGDNPRSSFYNHSTFNDLIINDLIGIKPRQDNVLEISPLIPKNQWDWFMLDQVPYHQKTLTILWDKTGKKYNKGKGLLVFADGKEIYKGKDLKPLKVQMN